One genomic region from Prionailurus bengalensis isolate Pbe53 chromosome C1, Fcat_Pben_1.1_paternal_pri, whole genome shotgun sequence encodes:
- the SLFNL1 gene encoding schlafen-like protein 1, producing MRVIGLPFPPVPVCPECPHPSRASRQALTVSRIQSEKMQAGGSCRPERRPGVWGKRSPQTQVQQPLMELPGTPPLQEVPGEESLPEDSGVQVTPSTHILYVGHLNPQFSVPVLTCLLRDALERLGLPVAREHIEVVRRPRKAYALVQVTTHRDSLASLPWRLQTAVEEHQILKELVARGKELVLGDSRGPSRAREVKGEREDNSSQSPSPSPANSPPARAPQRSQDRPSGARSDSAIVHQEVPGQERLFQGAFLGSETRSVEFKRGGGEYLSLAFKHHLRRYACAFLNGEGGSLFVGVEDSGLVRGVPCSHRDEDRVRLLVDSILQGFQPQVFPDAYTLSFIPVVSTIASPTPLKVIRLRVRAPRAQAEPQLYETDQGEVFLRRDGSIQGPLSVHAIQEWCKQKWVAELRTLQERVKVLTAEKEQLRQQLKHQGPGSRTCCVL from the exons ATGAGGGTCATAGGcctcccttttcctcctgttCCTGTTTGCCCTGaatgcccccaccccagccgtgCTAGTCGCCAGGCCCTGACTGTCTCAAGGATCCAATCTGAAAAGATGCAGGCGGGTGGTAGCTGCCGCCCAGAACGGAGGCCGGGTGTGTGGGG GAAGAGATCACCGCAAACGCAGGTGCAACAGCCCCTCATGGAGCTCCCGGGCACACCGCCCCTGCAAGAGGTCCCCGGGGAAGAGTCCCTGCCTGAGGACTCAGGCGTGCAGGTGACGCCCAGCACGCACATTCTCTACGTGGGCCACCTGAACCCCCAGTTCTCAGTGCCTGTGCTCACCTGCCTGCTGCGAGACGCCCTGGAACGGCTGGGGCTGCCGGTGGCACGGGAGCACATCGAGGTGGTGAGGCGACCACGGAAGGCCTACGCACTGGTGCAGGTGACCACCCACAGGGAcagcctggcctccctcccctggcgCCTGCAGACGGCCGTGGAGGAGCACCAGATCCTCAAGGAGCTGGTGGCCCGCGGGAAGGAGCTGGTGTTGGGTGACAGCCGAGGGCCCTCGCGCGCCAGAGAGGTAAAGGGG GAG CGGGAGGACAACAGCAGCCAGAGCCCGAGCCCCAGCCCTGCCAACAGCCCCCCGGCACGGGCCCCGCAGAGGTCCCAGGACCGGCCCAGCGGCGCACGCTCCGACAGCGCCATCGTGCACCAGGAGGTCCCGGGCCAGGAGCGCCTCTTCCAGGGCGCCTTCCTGGGCAGCGAGACGCGCAGCGTGGAGTTCAAGCGCGGCGGCGGCGAGTACCTGAGCCTGGCCTTCAAGCACCACCTGCGGCGCTACGCGTGCGCCTTCCTCAACGGCGAGGGCGGCAGCCTGTTCGTGGGCGTCGAGGACAGCGGCCTGGTGCGGGGCGTCCCCTGCAGCCACCGCGACGAGGACCGCGTGCGCCTGCTGGTGGACTCCATCCTGCAGGGTTTCCAGCCCCAAGTCTTCCCCGACGCCTACACACTCTCTTTCATCCCCGTGGTCAGCACCatcgcctcccccacccccctcaag GTGATCCGCCTGAGGGTGCGCGCCCCCAGGGCCCAGGCCGAGCCGCAGCTCTATGAGACTGACCAGGGGGAGGTGTTCTTGCGGCGGGACGGGAGCATCCAGGGCCCGCTGTCTGTCCACGCCATCCAGGAGTGGTGCAAGCAG AAGTGGGTGGCGGAGTTGCGCACGCTGCAGGAGAGGGTGAAGGTGCTGACGGCGGAGAAGGAGCAGCTCCGGCAGCAGCTGAAGCACCAAGGACCCGGCTCCCGCACCTGCTGCGTCCTGTGA